The Topomyia yanbarensis strain Yona2022 chromosome 3, ASM3024719v1, whole genome shotgun sequence nucleotide sequence AACTGGAAATACTCAGAAgtaaacagggagaaaatcgttccttattatttttttctacgGCATTTGATGAGTGTCTTACGATCACAGCTCCACCATGGAACTGATCTCTGGTCAGTGTATTCAGTAGTTCAAGGGATACTTGCTGCTGCTAATTTCTCAGCCGCTTTGTTGAAATCCGGTCAGGTCTATAGCTGTGATGTTTCATGTACTGCTGTCAAAATTTACCACGTTatgaataatttttattttcgtcTGAGGCGTCAATGTTTGAGAGGATTATTAACAATAGATTAAGTTATTATCAGTGCAAATTGGGCGCAGCTCACATGGCTCCCCTATTTTGGGCTCGAATTAAAATTCGTCGAACGAACAGTTCATCCGGAGTGAGCATTTTCGATAACATTTTGTATGcgctgtcaatttttttttaaattccatgCCTAATGTGCTTTTTGCCTACTGACTTAAACTAGTTCATAGCGCCTACGTTTGAGTAAGCCggaaaacgagtggatcacagatttgctTGGAAGGGGCCgtcgcttccgacggcgggccGGTGGCCATTCCTTCCCTGCGGATCCTCCTGCGTCGCTTCAGTTCCTTGGCCTCGGTTGTGCGGCCGAACAGCACTACACTGGCTTCGCCGTAATATACCACACGAGGATAATATAGCAACTGATAGAAGGTTCAGTTGGTGTAAAAACATTGTCGAAATTGTAGTTTTATTTCGGTAACATACTCATGGTGTGCTTTGAACCTAGGCATCCCCTAACAAACCATATCACCATCAGCAGTGCGGCGCTGACCTGAAATTAAATCGTTCCAGAGTTCTATTTTTAAACCCAACTCCAGCGTGTTTGCTCAATTGATGTGCTCCCCAATTTCCCACTGCACTTCGGTTGCGGCGATCCGACAGTGTGTACAAATACATGACAACTTTCATATTACAAACTATGCTCACCGACGTCACAGCGGACAATTGTTGTTTTCCTCTCAAAGGCTACTATGTCGAATGTCACTTGACTGACAGTTAGTACTattccaaaaatcaatgtctaTTAAAAGGTTATTGAGGTTATGTACCAATTCGGTAAATCGATTCCACCACTTTTCAACAGTCCGGCAGTCAGTCCACTCTTCTCATCACAAATTGTcacaatttaaaacaaaacagATTCACACCCAGCTCGGCTCGACCCCTGCGTCAGAGATTACCAATCATTCTAGGCTGGTAGTCGGAGTGCAGCATCGCGATGTTTTTTATTAGCGTGCGTCGCAATCGCACTATCAGTAGCAGCGGGGTCCCTACTTCGACAGCTGATATTGAACGTGGTCCAGCGTGATCAGTTCAGAGCAACCGTTCTCGGGCAGTGCAAGTGCGTTCCTGATAGACAGAATGTGGCGACTACTTGGATGGACGGCGTTTCTAGCGTGGATCAACAGTTGCTGCGGTGGCCAACTACGATTCCCGTACGGAGACACCAACTTCAGCTTAAACGTCTACAAGGTAAACTGTGCGATCGGTGAATCTGTGCGACAAACATTTATTTATGCTATTATTCAAGGCCGCCTTTGATCCGGAGCGAAATGTGATTGTAGCACCGTTTGTGTTGCGCAACAGTATTGTGATGTTGTACGCGATTGCAACGGGTGAGACGCGGGATCGGTTGCAGGAGGTTTTTGCTTTGCCGGCAAATTTCACCGAGTTTTTGACCAATCAGAAAGAACTGCACTACATGCTCGGCGGGGAAGGCGATGGATTTCGTATGAGGAATCGTATTATTTTGAACGGTTTCCGAGAGGTCGATGTGCACCTGCGGGATGTGATGAAGGAAGATCTGGACACGACCATAGTTTACTTTGATTTTGGACAACGGGAGGGAGTTGTAAGGCGGGTGAATCATTTCACAAATTTCAACACTAACCGGGTGGTTAGTGGTTTGGTTGATTTGGATTATATTCCGAAGAATTTGCAGTTTGTGCAAATTTGTGCGGCTTCGTTCAAACCACCGTTTGCGAATGCTTTCAATCCGAATGACACGAGTCCTAGGGAGTTTTGGAGTGGAATGATCGAAAAGCTGTATTCGACGATAACGATGTTCAATCGAGGAGACTTTCGTTTTTCTCGAATTCCGGAACTGGAAATTGAGGTGCTGGAACTACCATTTGTTAAATCAAGCGATGCTGTTATGTGGATTATGCTTCCGGATAGAGATGCTTCACTAGAGACAATAATGAAGGCACTGGAACCCGGTCATTTCGATGCAATTCAGGCACACTTTTCGATGAAGCGAGCTGAAATTACGGTCCCACTATTTACCATAGAATCAGAATTCAATGCAACGGATTTCCTGAGGCAAACCATGGGACTTGATGTGTTGTTCAAGTTGCGTGACTTACGAGTATTCGAAGATCTCGATTCTTCACTGGACAGTGTAATGCACCGAGCAGGAATTCATTTCTACGAAAAAACGGCAGAAGCCGGAGGAGCTACAGTGGTACGAAGTTTCCGCAAACGAAGTGCCGTGTATCAGTATGTGGTCGCCAGATCGTACCTGTTCGTGATAGTAAAGAAGACCAATAAACAGATCCTGTTCATGGGGCATCTACACAGGCCAGACAATTTAGTCGATGTTTAAAATAGAGAACgagataatttatttttaaaggcatcttattttttttgttagagTCCGAAACAAGTCATCCGAACACTTGGTCAATAGTCTGCTTCCTGGTCATCGAGACTCGATCAAGACAAAGCAATTGTACATGGCGAGAATAACTTGATTTCatcttttgaaaaatacttcactcGTCCCTCCAGAGCCAGGGTGGGTAACCAGTTTACAGCCAAAGAACTCGCCCCCTCCAAGTCCAAGATCACGAAGATCGAACGTAAAGGCGAAGACGCGAGAAGAATAACAACAAAAGCGTTCAACTTTTACGGAATGCAGTCCGGCGCCATCGAGTCTGTAGGACACCTGCACACAGAGCGCAAGATCGAACCTCTGGGATCGAATGAAGCTCCGGACAAGCTCTCATGTTTCGCCTGTGGCTGCGAGATGTTGGTTCTTTTTATTTTCCTGTTGTAGTTGCTTCTTCGACTACCGCCGCCGCTGTGCTTTTTCCATATAAAGTGAAACGATCTCGAAATGTGGTTTGGAAGTGAACTAAAAATGCTTTATTTTTATGTGCGTTCTTCGCTCGTTGTTGCGCGGGGAGCATCGGATGGCTGGATAGTAGGCTGTGATCGTGTTTTTAAAGCTGTTACGATATACCAACGGGCTACTAGATGTTATTATTTTGACCATTGAAAATACGAACATAGCCTACTATTCGAATCCCGTCTCGCTTTATTACCGCAACGAACTCGGCGGGTTAATGATTGCGGTTGTTTGAGACCGCGCGAGATTTGTATACACACGGGAAAGGGGGGAAGCATGACCAACGAACGGTTGGGACGATGGCCGTGATGATGGCGATGGTGATGATAGTAGTTTCTGTCTTTTGAATTGCTCCCCGATCCGAGTGGTGTTCGAGAGTTGTCCGGGCCAGGATGGGAACGAGAACACGACGTGATCTTTCTGGAGCTACGCGGCGGTTGCGGCACAAGAGTTAAAAATCTCTTGACTTGGGTAGGACAATTGCGTGGTGGTGCGCCTCTGCGGTCTCGGAATACACGCCCGAGTATAATGGCGGTGACTTGATGGAACATTCAACTCCTGTCCGATTGTTGTGCGCTGGCGGGAACGAACCGGACCATTAAAGTATGACCTTTTGTGGTCTTTTCGAAGCGCGGCAGAGGTCGAACATGAACTGGCGAATGGGCGGTTCTTGGAAATTAGTTCCTCGGACCTTTGTGGCTGAAGAGTTGTAGGGGGGGTATTAACTCACCGCTTACTATGTTATTTTTTTGCTCCTAGGTTATGTACAATTTAGTTTTTCATAGTGAGCTGGTTTGAAATTACTGTTGGGATGGGGTTTAATGGAAGGTCGAGGTGTAATCTTTAACCGCTCTCGGGCACCGTAAACAGACAGCTCAAGTCACTACGGACAAATTGGGAATCTGGACTTGAACTTTCAAATCCACAACATTATATCAAAAATCAAGGCAGCCTTTAAATGTGAGAAGATGTGGAATTTTGATGCCAATGTTTGATTTCCATTTCCAACACAGCTCTGGTGTGGTGAGGTTTGACGAGTAAAATAGCAAACTAATGAAATTTCCCGTACACCATATTGAAGATCAAAACAGAACATCGAAATCACGCTTGATGGTTTTCAGTATTTGACAGGTTAGTCCAGTTAGTGAGTGGTATTCGCTAACTGAGATGCATTCTgggtccaactagcgaacagTTGCTGTACCTAGTTATTTTTCTGAGTCGattagttgaaaaaaaaaaatacaaaaatgttaGTAGAAATGCTCTGATGTCAAAGTGACAGTGTACTTTTATTAAGAACACCCGCACTGGAGTAGATGAACCAGTCATGGCACTAACACCAGTTATTCGCCTTAATGAAATAAATTggcaattaataaaaattaaatacaaTCTAAAATTTGAAGTAATTTTCTTTACCGTGTAGTTAAAAGCTGTATATTCTGTTTCACATTAATTTGACGGAAACGTACctcaataaaataatttgaatttaCATTGTTGATGTATACTGCTACAATTACAGTACAATACTTCTTATATTGCTTTAATTAGCGCGAATTGAATTTATTGGTGCCCCAGGATACTTGATCTAGTTACCCTTGGAAAAAGTCACACAATGCGACCGAAAACGTAAATGTTTCGATGCTGTGGAATTGTTCACTGTTTGTTTACTAGCAAAATGTATTTTCCGGAATCACTGGTAGATATCCACCATTGTTACGGATTTACTAACTGTGACATCGTACTAAATAAGCTAGTCATGACTTTAGTGGCAGAGTAGTGTAACACCTGTTACGAAACAGACGCGAAACATATTGTTATTGTGTTCTGAAAACTTGTTACTACATTGGCGACGAGGTGAAAAATGTGAGTACATGCATtatacagtggcgtagccagaaatttggtttggagggggttttgatgaaaatcgcaatttttttgaaaaaatgctaaaatttaatgagtttgataaattattgaaaactcaaaaacataagtagtctaacagatttCATAGAGTAGTCTAACAGATTTcataaatggactgggcctgctatatttcttcttagtgaaaaaaatttaggtgaaaactatttttttctgcgctacggataaaattgtttgaaacaatcattgcgagttgagaacacaaaacctataactaaattatggatggatggaactgaaacttgcgtttcgacttcatctcatcagaatccgacactaacttggtgggcggactaagctagcgccgaattgatgctagatcctgaaaatggaatcactctttgtgtttttgagtccttttaatatttgggaattatttgttttatatccagttcccttatttttttgtaagcttcaaaggcaccttgaacgcaatgtgaatttattatttgattaccgcagaagagatttattaaatacagtaatttcagaatagcttgttgtaaaggttttctactactatatttcgatactctgaatatgtgggatatttatgtctttgacaaagttgtttgaaatagcactttcgaaaactttgctggagacattaagtctcgacccaaattttcttgtctataattacttctaggaggataaccgtcaaaattattctatcagcagatgaacagttttacgttttgaaattcttcaatgttacttaacatcgaaatttggcagtttcgaatgaatgtgatcgtgaccgttaaaaatttatcgagcattaattttacttttctttattacatactcaacctcacaacttgcagtactagtacgtagcacacaaaattttagtacgccattcattgcatcctgctaagaggctattcatatagttgataatacaacaaaaatccaatgttcataaaaccgatcctgacctgctagagacaaaattacatcagctttcaactagtttctgaaatgttattcttgtagttaaccatattgaattgttgtctaaactctacacaatctaaaaaaatacattttcagcaaatgttgaaatgtatgtaagttttcggtaaacaagcttatgttttatatgcaatcaacctattcaaatttagattcccattcgaaaaattgtctctaatccatattttgaagcatctttccaaaaatgagctcataataattcagacagttattttattttacattgaagtaatttgacaactctGGGATTTCGTCTAAatgataagttacaagatcccctccccacaattttccaaaagtccttATGACGCTTTCAACACGGTtttcaatgtagtgatcagagaatatttgtccaaaaatgttttgtagaatatttaatgaaattcgtctgcatcaatttttttgacattaaaaatgtcttactccactatctggggctaggtgtcattctaaaatctaaactatctcccatgtaacgaaactatgtaaggtttgcacgcttataactccgatattactagatggattttaatcattcatacaccaacccattcagaaacacctaacttaaatattggtaataatttaatatctcctcaataaaagtagacttttggaaattggtaaaattaaaaagttcacgaaaaacgggaaaattaccattcgtgaggcagatttctcagacacagccgtcaagagagggcagcttagttgctcaatgaaacacgaaaagtcataaatagaagcaacgcatgtccgtttaaatcagttgttgctcttatcccatacgagc carries:
- the LOC131688531 gene encoding serine protease inhibitor 3/4-like, which encodes MWRLLGWTAFLAWINSCCGGQLRFPYGDTNFSLNVYKAAFDPERNVIVAPFVLRNSIVMLYAIATGETRDRLQEVFALPANFTEFLTNQKELHYMLGGEGDGFRMRNRIILNGFREVDVHLRDVMKEDLDTTIVYFDFGQREGVVRRVNHFTNFNTNRVVSGLVDLDYIPKNLQFVQICAASFKPPFANAFNPNDTSPREFWSGMIEKLYSTITMFNRGDFRFSRIPELEIEVLELPFVKSSDAVMWIMLPDRDASLETIMKALEPGHFDAIQAHFSMKRAEITVPLFTIESEFNATDFLRQTMGLDVLFKLRDLRVFEDLDSSLDSVMHRAGIHFYEKTAEAGGATVVRSFRKRSAVYQYVVARSYLFVIVKKTNKQILFMGHLHRPDNLVDV